Proteins from one Mercurialis annua linkage group LG7, ddMerAnnu1.2, whole genome shotgun sequence genomic window:
- the LOC126655411 gene encoding uncharacterized protein LOC126655411, with amino-acid sequence MGNNKPSSSRRSKTHHHSNRPQSTTRTNQFEREDESLPSDQVPEEEDINTPKVQLAMWDFGQCDAKRCTGRKLARFNLLKELRVGGGFGGIVLSPVGNQCVSKQDQSLIKRKGLAVVDCSWARLSDVPFVKLRCAAPRLLPWLVAANPVNYGRPCQLSCVEALSAALIICGEEETADLLLGKFKWGHAFLSVNRELLKAYSECENSADIISVQNDWLSQTSQVPKAIADGEVAETSKEDGSSSDSEDGLPPLERNMNHLNFNESDEEDE; translated from the exons ATGGGGAACAACAAACCCAGCAGCAGCCGGAGATCAAAGACTCACCACCACTCCAATCGTCCCCAATCCACCACCCGAACCAATCAATTCGAAAG AGAAGACGAGTCTCTACCGTCTGATCAAG TTCCTGAAGAAGAGGATATAAACACTCCCAAAGTTCAGCTTGCAATGTGG GATTTTGGACAGTGTGATGCAAAAAGGTGTACAGGTCGAAAGCTTGCGAGATTTAATTTGTTGAAA GAGCTGCGAGTTGGCGGTGGATTTGGGGGCATTGTTTTAAG TCCTGTTGGGAATCAATGTGTCTCTAAACAAGATCAGAGCTTAATAAAACGGAAAGGATTAGCGGTCGTGGATTGCTCATGGGCGCGCTTGAGTGATGTACCATTTGTGAAACTTCGCTGTGCTGCTCCCCGCCTAT TACCATGGCTTGTGGCAGCAAATCCAGTAAATTATGGTCGACCTTGCCAGCTCTCCTGTGTAGAAGCCTTATCGGCAGCTTTAATAATATG TGGGGAGGAGGAAACTGCGGATTTATTGCTGGGGAAGTTTAAATGGGGTCATGCTTTCCTGAGCGTTAACag GGAACTTCTAAAAGCATATTCTGAATGCGAAAATAGTGCTGATATTATCTCTGTGCAAAATGATTGGCTTTCCCAGACAAGTCAAGTTCCAAAAGCCATTGCAGATGGTGAAG TAGCGGAAACAAGCAAAGAAGATGGATCTTCCTCTGATTCAGAAGACGGGCTTCCACCACTGGAAAGAAATATGAATCACTTGAACTTCAATGAAAGTGACGAAGAAGATGAATAG
- the LOC126655412 gene encoding 60S ribosomal protein L30-like, producing MVTGKKTKKAHESINNRLALVMKSGKFTLGYKTVLRSLRTSKGKLIIISNNCPPLRKSEIEYYAMLAKVGVHHYNGNNVDLGTACGKFHRVSCLSIVEAGDSDIIKSLPGDH from the exons ATGGTCACCGGCAAGAAGACT AAGAAGGCACATGAGAGCATCAATAACAGATTGGCTTTGGTTATGAAGAGTGGAAAATTCACTCTCGGTTACAAAACCGTTCTTCGCTCTCTCAGGACCTCAAaag GGAAATTGATTATAATTTCTAACAATTGTCCGCCGTTGAGGAAATCTGAGATTGAGTATTATGCTATGCTTGCTAAAGTTGGAGTTCACCATTATAATGGAA ATAATGTTGACTTAGGAACTGCTTGTGGCAAGTTTCACCGTGTTTCTTGCCTGAGCATTGTTGAAGCAG GTGATTCTGATATCATCAAGTCCCTACCTGGCGATCACTGA
- the LOC126656772 gene encoding uncharacterized protein LOC126656772 has translation MNTRCKNTSASLRIKNEYLSEDNPLVLWNSLKERFDHQKTVILPKARYDWMHLRLQDFKSVSEYNSAIFRISSKLKLCGETITDEDLLEKTFSTFHASNVVLQQQYREKGFKKYSELISCLLVAEQNNELLMKNHAARPTGSAPFPEVNASAYRSPRGRGRGRGRGRGHGYGRGGNNYNHIGHNNSFKHKIHHQKWDKKEEKQENKNSGQYKHQVKNVDSKCYRCGMTGHWSRTCRTPKHLVELYQTSLKENGKNIETNFVSDDDFDHSLMHNDSIDMTHLDVSDFLENNNNEN, from the exons aTGAATACTAGATGCAAAAATACATCTGCAAGCCTCAG GATTAAAAATGAATATCTCAGTGAAGATAATCCACTTGTTCTCTGGAATAGTTTAAAAGAACGCTTCGACCATCAGAAGACTGTAATTCTTCCAAAAGCTCGTTATGACTGGATGCATTTAAGATTGCAGGATTTTAAAAGTGTTAGTGAATACAATTCTGCAATATTCCGAATTAGCTCAAAGCTAAAATTGTGTGGAGAAACAATTACTGACGaagatttattagaaaaaacatTTTCCACTTTTCATGCATCTAATGTGGTACTCCAGCAGCAGTATCGTGAGAAAGGCTTTAAGAAATATTCAGAGCTGATTTCTTGCCTTCTAGTGGCTGAGCAGAATAACGAGCTGTTAATGAAAAATCATGCGGCACGACCCACTGGTTCTGCTCCATTTCCTGAAGTAAATGCGAGCGCATATAGATCTCCTCGTGGTCGTGGTCGTGGCCGTGGTCGTGGTCGTGGTCATGGTTATGGTCGAGGTGGAAATAATTACAACCATATCGGTCATAATAACTCCTTTAAGCATAAGATTCACCACCAGAAGTGGGATAAGAAAGAGGAGAAACAAGAAAACAAGAACAGTGGACAATACAAACATCAAGTGAAAAATGTCGATAGTAAATGTTATCGATGTGGCATGACTGGGCATTGGTCGCGTACCTGTCGTACGCCCAAACATCTTGTTGAGCTTTACCAAACTTCCCTCAAGGAAAATGGAAAGAATATAGAAACAAATTTTGTTTCTGATGATGATTTTGACCACAGTCTGATGCATAATGACTCTATAGACATGACACATTTAGATGTTTCTGATTTTCTTGAGAACAATAATAATGAAAACTAA
- the LOC126655410 gene encoding uncharacterized protein LOC126655410 isoform X1 — protein MNSVFSEQILADKLSKLNSTQQCIETLSHWCIFHRSKAEQVVQTWDKQFHSSQMEQKVPLLYLADDILQNSERNGNEFVSEFWKVLPTALKDLNEKGNDRGKTAVTRLVSIWEERRVFGSRARSLRDVMLSEENPPPCKLTIGGAAEKIVSAFHLVGSENQTEEAEMSNCKSAINLVRKMEKDVEIACRSGEDPKRKVMAKEIEEEDQDAVGSSEPLKRQRRWNSDSVKVSEPQSSIPAPTATPTFPRRTFSRSDSSVSNEDTPKERIVPTSHRPATNSLRIDNFLRPFTLKAVQELLGKNGSVTSFWMDQIKTHCYVSYSSVEQASATRNAVYNLQWPPNGGKNLAAEFVDPQEVKLKLEVPQSPAAPLTPGALASPSLQTQPSPRLQLSRQQLPPPPPLPPPPPLSNPPPAKERLGHLPPPPPLSEKHDPPIVTLDDLFRKTRATPRIYYLPLSEEQVAVKLAEWGKNVKQ, from the exons ATGAATAGTGTATTTAGTGAGCAGATTCTTGCTGATAAGCTTTCTAAGCTCAACAGCACCCAGCAATGCATTGAAA CTCTGTCACATTGGTGCATATTTCACCGGAGTAAAGCAGAGCAAGTTGTTCAAACATGGGACAAACAATTTCACAGCTCACAGATGGAACAGAAAGTTCCCTTGTTGTATCTTGCCGATGATATTCTTCAGAATAGTGAACGTAATGGGAATGAATTTGTATCCGAATTTTGGAAGGTTCTTCCCACGGCACTTAAAGATCTTAATGAGAAAGGCAATGATCGCGGAAAGACTGCAGTCACGCGATTG GTGAGCATATGGGAAGAACGGAGAGTTTTTGGATCCCGTGCTCGGAGCCTTCGAGATGTAATGCTTAGTGAAGAAAATCCGCCGCCATGT AAATTGACTATTGGAGGTGCTGCAGAAAAAATTGTATCGGCATTTCATTTGGTTGGCAGTGAAAATCAAACTGAAGAGGCAGAAATGAGCAATTGTAAGTCTGCAATCAATCTTGTGCGGAAGATGGAAAAGGATGTTGAAATTGCATGTAGAAGCG GTGAGGATCCCAAAAGAAAAGTAATGGCCAAAGAAATAGAGGAAGAAG ATCAAGATGCTGTTGGGAGCAGTGAGCCTTTGAAGAGGCAAAGGAGATGGAATTCTGATAGTGTTAAGGTGTCTGAACCACAAAGCTCGATTCCTGCTCCTACTGCCACACCTACATTTCCAAGACGCACCTTCTCCCGGTCTGACTCTTCAGTTAGCAACGAGGATACTCCAAAAGAACGTATTG TTCCAACATCGCATAGGCCTGCAACAAACTCCCTCAGAATTGATAACTTTCTGCGTCCTTTTACCCTGAAAGCTGTCCAAGAACTGCTTGGAAAAAATGGCAGTGTCACCAGTTTCTGGATGGACCAGATCAAAACCCATTGCTATGTTAGT TACTCATCTGTGGAACAAGCCTCCGCGACCCGAAATGCTGTGTATAACCTTCAATGGCCTCCAAATGGTGGGAAAAATTTAGCGGCCGAGTTTGTTGATCCCCAGGAAGTGAAATTGAAATTGGAAGTTCCTCAGTCTCCGGCTGCACCACTGACTCCCGGTGCTTTAGCTTCTCCATCTTTGCAAACTCAGCCCTCTCCACGTCTGCAACTTTCTAGACAGCAACTTCCACCCCCACCTCCCCtcccaccaccaccaccactatCTAACCCTCCCCCGGCAAAGGAAAGGCTTGGTCATCtaccaccaccacctccactTTCAGAGAAACATGACCCGCCTATTGTTACTCTGGATGACCTCTTTCGGAAAACTAGAGCAACTCCTAGAATCTATTACCTTCCATTGTCGGAAGAACAAGTTGCAGTGAAGCTTGCAGAATGGGGCAAAAATGTGAAGCAGTAG
- the LOC126655410 gene encoding uncharacterized protein LOC126655410 isoform X2, whose protein sequence is MNSVFSEQILADKLSKLNSTQQCIETLSHWCIFHRSKAEQVVQTWDKQFHSSQMEQKVPLLYLADDILQNSERNGNEFVSEFWKVLPTALKDLNEKGNDRGKTAVTRLVSIWEERRVFGSRARSLRDVMLSEENPPPCKLTIGGAAEKIVSAFHLVGSENQTEEAEMSNCKSAINLVRKMEKDVEIACRSDQDAVGSSEPLKRQRRWNSDSVKVSEPQSSIPAPTATPTFPRRTFSRSDSSVSNEDTPKERIVPTSHRPATNSLRIDNFLRPFTLKAVQELLGKNGSVTSFWMDQIKTHCYVSYSSVEQASATRNAVYNLQWPPNGGKNLAAEFVDPQEVKLKLEVPQSPAAPLTPGALASPSLQTQPSPRLQLSRQQLPPPPPLPPPPPLSNPPPAKERLGHLPPPPPLSEKHDPPIVTLDDLFRKTRATPRIYYLPLSEEQVAVKLAEWGKNVKQ, encoded by the exons ATGAATAGTGTATTTAGTGAGCAGATTCTTGCTGATAAGCTTTCTAAGCTCAACAGCACCCAGCAATGCATTGAAA CTCTGTCACATTGGTGCATATTTCACCGGAGTAAAGCAGAGCAAGTTGTTCAAACATGGGACAAACAATTTCACAGCTCACAGATGGAACAGAAAGTTCCCTTGTTGTATCTTGCCGATGATATTCTTCAGAATAGTGAACGTAATGGGAATGAATTTGTATCCGAATTTTGGAAGGTTCTTCCCACGGCACTTAAAGATCTTAATGAGAAAGGCAATGATCGCGGAAAGACTGCAGTCACGCGATTG GTGAGCATATGGGAAGAACGGAGAGTTTTTGGATCCCGTGCTCGGAGCCTTCGAGATGTAATGCTTAGTGAAGAAAATCCGCCGCCATGT AAATTGACTATTGGAGGTGCTGCAGAAAAAATTGTATCGGCATTTCATTTGGTTGGCAGTGAAAATCAAACTGAAGAGGCAGAAATGAGCAATTGTAAGTCTGCAATCAATCTTGTGCGGAAGATGGAAAAGGATGTTGAAATTGCATGTAGAAGCG ATCAAGATGCTGTTGGGAGCAGTGAGCCTTTGAAGAGGCAAAGGAGATGGAATTCTGATAGTGTTAAGGTGTCTGAACCACAAAGCTCGATTCCTGCTCCTACTGCCACACCTACATTTCCAAGACGCACCTTCTCCCGGTCTGACTCTTCAGTTAGCAACGAGGATACTCCAAAAGAACGTATTG TTCCAACATCGCATAGGCCTGCAACAAACTCCCTCAGAATTGATAACTTTCTGCGTCCTTTTACCCTGAAAGCTGTCCAAGAACTGCTTGGAAAAAATGGCAGTGTCACCAGTTTCTGGATGGACCAGATCAAAACCCATTGCTATGTTAGT TACTCATCTGTGGAACAAGCCTCCGCGACCCGAAATGCTGTGTATAACCTTCAATGGCCTCCAAATGGTGGGAAAAATTTAGCGGCCGAGTTTGTTGATCCCCAGGAAGTGAAATTGAAATTGGAAGTTCCTCAGTCTCCGGCTGCACCACTGACTCCCGGTGCTTTAGCTTCTCCATCTTTGCAAACTCAGCCCTCTCCACGTCTGCAACTTTCTAGACAGCAACTTCCACCCCCACCTCCCCtcccaccaccaccaccactatCTAACCCTCCCCCGGCAAAGGAAAGGCTTGGTCATCtaccaccaccacctccactTTCAGAGAAACATGACCCGCCTATTGTTACTCTGGATGACCTCTTTCGGAAAACTAGAGCAACTCCTAGAATCTATTACCTTCCATTGTCGGAAGAACAAGTTGCAGTGAAGCTTGCAGAATGGGGCAAAAATGTGAAGCAGTAG
- the LOC126655409 gene encoding uncharacterized protein LOC126655409 produces the protein MNSVFSEQILADKLSKLNSTQQCIETLSHWCIFHRSKAEQVVQTWDKQFHSSQMEQKVPLLYLANDILQNSKRNGNEFVSEFWKVLPTALKDLNEKGSDRGKTAVTRLVSIWEERRVFGSRARSLRDVMLSEENPPPLEFSKKRSRSVKIMKRDTRSIKTKLTIGGAAEKIVSAFHLVGSENQTEEAEMSNCKSAINLVRKMEKDVEIACRSGKDPKRKVMAKEIEEEENLLRQSIEKLKSVEASRVALVSQLKEALHEQEAELENIRTQMQVAQAQADEANIMRKRLNDEDYVPSASTSTTQAVYTNAKSGQTKKSAAAIAAEVADKLAASSSSQLIMHSVLSTFAAEEAKNAGLTKPEKSLPISDPTVFMPASNHPYQSVMLPPLPMMQNQAPSPQAQYHMLPNPPSQQYMQPSGNVMNPYGYGPPPPPPSYMVSPMVPLNQQQQLAQQQAQIPQLQPMPLTQQVMGPPSFRPLQPPGMVYYGRPPHS, from the exons ATGAATAGTGTATTTAGTGAACAGATTCTTGCTGATAAGCTTTCTAAGCTCAACAGCACCCAGCAATGCATTGAAA CTCTGTCACATTGGTGCATATTTCACCGAAGTAAAGCGGAGCAAGTTGTGCAAACATGGGATAAACAGTTTCACAGCTCACAGATGGAACAGAAAGTTCCCTTGTTGTATCTTGCAAATGATATTCTTCAGAATAGTAAACGTAATGGGAATGAATTTGTATCCGAATTTTGGAAGGTTCTTCCCACGGCACTTAAAGATCTTAATGAGAAAGGCAGTGATCGCGGAAAGACTGCAGTCACGCGATTG GTGAGCATATGGGAAGAACGGAGAGTTTTTGGATCCCGTGCTCGGAGCCTTCGAGATGTAATGCTTAGTGAAGAAAATCCGCCGCCATTGGAGTTCAGCAAAAAACGTTCGCGGTCTGTCAAAATTATGAAGCGGGATACTCGATCCATTAAAACA AAATTGACTATTGGAGGTGCTGCAGAAAAAATTGTATCGGCATTTCATTTGGTTGGCAGTGAAAATCAAACTGAAGAGGCAGAAATGAGCAATTGTAAGTCTGCAATCAATCTTGTGCGGAAGATGGAAAAGGATGTTGAAATTGCATGTAGAAGCG GTAAGGATCCCAAAAGAAAAGTAATGGCCAAAGAAatagaggaagaagaaaatcTTTTGAGACAAAGTATTGAGAAATTAAAATCAGTTGAAGCAAGTAGAGTAGCACTTGTGTCTCAATTAAAAGAAGCTCTGCATGAACAG GAAGCCGAACTAGAGAACATTCGAACTCAGATGCAG GTAGCTCAGGCTCAGGCAGACGAGGCCAACATCATGCGAAAGAGGCTGAATGATGAAGATTATGTACCCAGTGCATCTACTTCGACAACCCAAGCGGTTTATACAAATGCGAAATCTGGACAAACAAAGAAATCAGCTGCAGCAATTGCTGCTGAAGTAGCTGACAAGCTTGCAGCCTCGAGCTCCTCTCAACTGATTATGCATTCTGTTCTTTCTACATTCGCAGCTGAAGAGGCAAAGAATGCTGGATTAACAAAGCCTGAAAAGTCCTTGCCGATTTCAGATCCCACTGTTTTTATGCCTGCATCTAACCATCCCTATCAGTCGGTTATGTTACCGCCCCTGCCAATGATGCAAAACCAGGCCCCTAGCCCCCAAGCTCAATATCACATGCTTCCAAATCCACCATCCCAACAATATATGCAGCCATCAGGGAATGTGATGAACCCATATGGTTATGGACCGCCGCCACCGCCACCATCTTATATGGTGAGTCCAATGGTGCCTTTGAATCAACAACAGCAACTGGCACAACAGCAGGCCCAAATTCCCCAGCTACAACCGATGCCATTAACTCAACAAGTTATGGGCCCTCCTAGTTTCCGACCCCTTCAGCCACCTGGGATGGTGTATTATGGCCGCCCTCCCCattcataa
- the LOC126654835 gene encoding cytochrome P450 CYP82D47-like: MDSIVLGLFTFLLFLYYLMRKLRAPTLQAPQPRGAWPIIGHLQVISAGSNGLPHLNLANLADKYGPIFTLRIGIRNVLVVSNSEITKEIFTTNDSSVIFRPALVSAKLMGYNYAFFPFTPAGTSYWRETRKISNSELLSNQRLELRKHIRNQEIEFSIKALYQSWKGGRKIVEMKQWFSDLNMNALLRMIIGEKYFGGGGDESEGRRFQAGVTVLFQYLGTLVLRDAVPYLGWMDIGGHEKIMKRTFKELDDVLEKWLQQHKQKGNLLGETTDENDFMDAMISILDGKCIEGYDADTINKATCLSMIAGNETVTVALTWALSLLLNNQQVLKKAQEELEKYVGKERLVNDTDIHNLVYLQAIVKETLRLHPPAIIPGPRQFTQDCTISGYHVPKGTWLMINLWKIHRDPNVWPVPMDFKPERFLTSHKDIDVRGHNFELLPFGGGRRACPAISFGLQMMHLTLANLLHAFEISSPTNAPVDMSAGVGLTNMKTTPLEVLISPRLPPYCYE, encoded by the exons ATGGATTCCATTGTTCTTGGGCTCTTTACCTTTCTTCTGTTTTTGTACTATCTAATGCGCAAATTAAGAGCTCCTACCCTACAAGCACCCCAGCCACGGGGCGCATGGCCAATAATTGGTCACCTGCAAGTAATATCAGCTGGATCCAATGGTCTTCCTCACTTAAACTTAGCAAATCTAGCTGATAAGTACGGTCCAATCTTCACCTTAAGGATAGGAATACGCAATGTTTTGGTCGTTAGTAATTCAGAGATTACTAAGGAAATATTTACTACCAATGACTCGAGTGTAATCTTTCGTCCAGCCCTAGTATCAGCAAAACTAATGGGTTATAACTACGCTTTTTTTCCGTTCACTCCGGCCGGTACTTCATATTGGCGCGAAACGCGCAAGATTTCCAACTCGGAACTTCTCTCGAATCAACGCCTTGAGCTTCGCAAGCATATTCGAAACCAAGAAATTGAATTTTCCATTAAAGCACTGTACCAATCATGGAAAGGTGGCAGAAAGATTGTTGAGATGAAGCAATGGTTCTCCGACTTAAATATGAATGCACTTCTAAGGATGATTATCGGTGAGAAATACTTCGGCGGAGGCGGTGATGAGAGCGAAGGACGGCGGTTCCAAGCAGGAGTAACAGTGCTGTTTCAATATTTGGGTACACTTGTTCTGAGGGACGCTGTTCCATATCTTGGATGGATGGACATTGGTGGACATGAGAAGATTATGAAGAGGACTTTTAAGGAATTGGATGATGTTCTTGAGAAATGGCTCCAACAGCACAAGCAGAAGGGGAACTTATTAGGTGAGACTACAGACGAGAACGATTTCATGGACGCGATGATTTCAATTCTTGATGGAAAATGTATCGAAGGATATGATGCCGACACCATCAACAAAGCTACATGTTTG AGTATGATTGCGGGCAATGAAACAGTTACAGTTGCATTAACGTGGGCACTATCACTACTGCTAAATAACCAACAAGTACTCAAAAAGGCGCAAGAAGAACTGGAAAAATATGTGGGAAAAGAAAGACTAGTGAACGATACAGACATACACAACCTCGTATATCTGCAAGCAATCGTTAAAGAAACCCTAAGGCTACACCCACCAGCAATAATACCAGGACCCCGCCAATTCACTCAAGACTGCACGATCAGCGGCTACCATGTCCCCAAAGGCACTTGGCTGATGATCAATCTTTGGAAGATACATAGAGACCCTAATGTATGGCCCGTACCAATGGACTTCAAACCGGAAAGATTTCTTACGAGTCATAAGGACATTGATGTTAGGGGTCATAACTTTGAATTGCTTCCGTTTGGTGGTGGAAGAAGAGCGTGTCCTGCGATTTCTTTCGGGCTTCAAATGATGCATTTAACATTGGCTAATTTATTGCATGCTTTTGAAATTTCTAGCCCCACAAATGCTCCGGTTGATATGTCTGCTGGCGTCGGTTTAACTAATATGAAAACTACGCCTCTCGAAGTTCTTATCTCGCCACGCCTGCCTCCTTACTGCTACGAATAA